In a single window of the Halobacteriovorax sp. DA5 genome:
- a CDS encoding TldD/PmbA family protein has protein sequence MSKNKTELQKDYINRTLNMAKDMGIDNVDVIISGSESFSLKAEQGELSEYKKSNTGALGVRVIKDQRVGLSFTEDLSDEAIRTTLYNASQNSKFSKIDEYQMIEEGITLDDANPSVNVDHAPDANEMIEKSLYLEAEVRRRDENCQSAPYNGIAEGVSNFAIGNSKGVLCTHQSKAYTAYTSALIKKGDKNAMHYFADTKRDFRNLDYDKVINTSLEVANNFIDAKQIKTGDYDVNFEIDLFDSILSSFMLLFSARAAIDKSNPWRDKLGELVADSRLTFKDDPFYVGGYSVCPFDGEGKKKQVNTLLENGKLAQFLHNSATAKELGLANNFCATRGAKSALGATTSNFIIEAGTNTKDEFNSRRYVEILTAQGLHSGIRPISGEFSLGVSGRVWNNGEIEGYFKDVTVSGNFFKMLSEIELIGDKLEESSDHSFFTPKILFKDLMIAGS, from the coding sequence ATGAGTAAGAATAAAACAGAGCTACAAAAAGACTATATTAACCGCACCCTTAATATGGCAAAGGATATGGGAATCGATAACGTTGACGTTATCATCTCAGGATCTGAGTCATTTTCACTTAAGGCCGAACAAGGTGAATTAAGTGAATACAAGAAGTCTAACACTGGTGCACTTGGTGTACGTGTTATTAAGGATCAAAGAGTAGGCCTTAGTTTTACAGAAGACCTAAGTGATGAGGCCATTCGCACGACTCTTTACAACGCTTCTCAAAACTCTAAGTTTTCTAAAATTGATGAGTATCAAATGATTGAAGAAGGTATCACACTAGATGATGCCAACCCTAGTGTTAACGTCGATCATGCACCTGATGCAAATGAGATGATTGAAAAATCACTTTATTTAGAAGCAGAAGTAAGACGTCGTGACGAAAACTGCCAAAGTGCTCCTTATAATGGAATCGCTGAAGGTGTTTCAAACTTTGCAATTGGAAACTCAAAAGGAGTTCTTTGTACTCACCAATCAAAGGCCTATACAGCATACACGTCAGCTCTTATAAAAAAAGGCGATAAAAATGCTATGCACTACTTTGCAGATACAAAGAGAGACTTCAGAAATCTTGACTACGATAAAGTAATCAATACTTCACTAGAGGTAGCTAATAACTTTATTGATGCCAAACAAATCAAAACTGGTGATTATGACGTAAATTTTGAAATCGATCTATTCGATAGTATCCTTTCAAGCTTTATGCTTCTATTTAGTGCACGTGCGGCCATCGATAAGTCAAATCCATGGCGTGACAAGCTAGGAGAATTAGTTGCTGACTCTCGCCTAACATTTAAAGACGACCCTTTCTACGTTGGTGGTTATAGTGTTTGTCCATTTGATGGAGAGGGAAAAAAGAAACAAGTAAATACTCTTTTAGAAAATGGTAAACTTGCCCAGTTTCTACACAATAGTGCCACAGCAAAAGAGCTAGGTCTTGCCAATAACTTCTGTGCCACTCGTGGAGCGAAGTCTGCACTAGGAGCAACGACTTCAAACTTCATCATTGAAGCTGGTACAAATACAAAAGACGAATTTAATTCTAGACGTTATGTCGAAATCCTAACAGCTCAGGGCCTTCACAGTGGGATTAGACCAATTAGTGGTGAATTCTCACTAGGTGTAAGTGGGCGTGTATGGAATAACGGTGAAATTGAAGGTTATTTTAAAGATGTAACAGTTAGTGGTAACTTCTTTAAAATGCTAAGTGAAATTGAGCTAATTGGTGACAAGCTTGAAGAATCGAGTGACCACTCATTCTTTACACCAAAAATTCTTTTCAAAGATTTAATGATTGCAGGATCATAA
- a CDS encoding succinylglutamate desuccinylase/aspartoacylase family protein, with translation MSNWKLEKSTIAIDETNHAQYQIHIYDLIPDKIDENVPTIYIQANVHGAELQGNMAIFKLLNLLEDEEIHARIRMIPNANPYATSVKMGTYTYGRFNPITGDNWNRMYLNLFAQKEGQGFISEEEIKACENKQAYKELLKNKFSEYRSYHKAYGIDENKQLFITLQELASDADIVLDLHTAGVGCRYIYGPDYLKEKMADFNFPFHLVIPPEFGGAMDEACFFPWVKFHEVHQSQNAFESYTLELGSEEVIDSKAGQIDAINIYNYLVKRGVIASDQINTKENTQYFCELKNYKGFFSPSAGFIEYHKAPGEKFKKGEKIMSVYHFDKLESLEEVISPIIAPCDGIVINHAPSSNVKRGMSILEAFTNFTLKES, from the coding sequence ATGTCTAATTGGAAACTAGAAAAAAGCACAATTGCAATTGATGAAACAAACCACGCCCAGTACCAAATTCATATCTACGATTTAATACCTGATAAAATTGATGAGAATGTGCCAACAATCTATATCCAAGCAAATGTTCATGGAGCTGAGCTACAAGGGAATATGGCAATATTCAAACTCTTAAACCTTTTAGAAGACGAAGAGATACATGCAAGAATTAGGATGATTCCTAATGCAAACCCATATGCGACATCAGTAAAGATGGGAACATATACTTATGGACGCTTTAACCCGATTACAGGAGATAATTGGAATCGAATGTATCTAAACCTCTTTGCTCAAAAAGAGGGACAAGGATTCATAAGTGAAGAAGAAATTAAGGCCTGTGAAAATAAGCAGGCTTATAAGGAACTTCTTAAAAATAAATTTTCTGAATATAGAAGTTACCACAAGGCCTATGGTATCGATGAAAATAAGCAGCTCTTTATTACTCTTCAAGAATTAGCAAGTGATGCGGATATAGTCCTCGATCTTCACACAGCAGGTGTAGGTTGTCGCTATATCTACGGGCCAGATTATCTTAAAGAGAAAATGGCCGACTTTAATTTCCCTTTCCATCTCGTTATACCTCCTGAGTTTGGAGGAGCAATGGATGAGGCGTGCTTTTTTCCATGGGTAAAGTTTCATGAGGTTCATCAAAGTCAAAATGCTTTTGAATCCTACACACTAGAGTTAGGCAGTGAGGAAGTTATAGATTCTAAGGCCGGCCAAATAGATGCGATCAATATTTACAATTACCTTGTAAAGAGAGGTGTTATTGCTTCTGACCAAATCAACACAAAAGAGAATACACAATACTTCTGCGAATTAAAGAATTACAAGGGCTTCTTTTCACCAAGTGCAGGCTTTATTGAGTATCACAAAGCTCCTGGAGAAAAGTTTAAGAAGGGTGAAAAGATCATGAGTGTCTATCACTTTGATAAACTTGAAAGCTTAGAAGAGGTTATCTCCCCTATCATTGCACCATGTGATGGTATTGTCATTAATCATGCCCCAAGTTCAAATGTGAAAAGGGGCATGAGTATATTAGAAGCTTTTACGAATTTTACGTTAAAGGAATCTTAA
- a CDS encoding KamA family radical SAM protein, which yields MTTIDQGVDHSKIPDLEHRNFRNDDFWKQIPAWENVTRGEFSDHMWQLKNSIRKIDQVKKVLGDKISDEFFEELKQGQHITPMNIRITPYVFALIDWDDPVNCPLRKQFLPIGSQFLEDHPMHMADSLSEDVDSPVPMLTHRYPDKVLFLPLTICPVYCAYCTRSRVIGGSTETVEKESYGANQKHWDNVFAYLAAHPKVEDVVISGGDAFMLNPKQIQYIGENLLKIPHIRRIRYATKGIAIFPQKILTDDAWMEALIKVNNLAKGFGKQMMIHTHFSSPLEITKWSQMAMERLFSEGILVRNQAVLQEGVNNHVDTMVLLTRKLGYMNIQPYYVYMHDMVPGCEHFRTTLAEGEELEKAVRGTTAGFNTPTFVCDLPGGGGKRHVASYEYYDQENGISVWRAPYVKPDKLFTYFDPIHKLAPDARDRWKDAATRKAMIDEAIAKVK from the coding sequence ATGACGACAATTGATCAAGGCGTAGATCACTCGAAGATTCCAGATTTAGAACACAGAAATTTTAGAAATGATGACTTTTGGAAACAAATTCCTGCTTGGGAAAATGTTACTAGAGGTGAGTTCTCAGATCATATGTGGCAACTTAAGAATTCGATTCGAAAAATTGACCAAGTTAAAAAAGTTCTTGGTGATAAAATTTCAGATGAGTTTTTTGAAGAACTAAAGCAAGGTCAACATATAACTCCAATGAATATTCGTATCACTCCATATGTATTTGCATTAATTGATTGGGATGACCCTGTAAACTGTCCTTTAAGAAAGCAATTCCTTCCTATTGGATCTCAATTCCTAGAAGATCACCCTATGCATATGGCCGACTCTTTAAGTGAAGATGTCGACTCACCAGTTCCAATGCTTACTCACCGCTATCCAGATAAGGTACTTTTTCTACCTCTAACAATTTGTCCAGTTTACTGTGCTTATTGTACACGCTCTCGTGTTATTGGTGGCTCTACTGAGACTGTTGAAAAAGAATCATATGGTGCAAATCAGAAGCATTGGGATAATGTATTTGCATACCTTGCAGCTCACCCAAAAGTTGAGGATGTTGTTATCTCTGGAGGGGATGCATTCATGCTTAACCCTAAGCAGATTCAATACATTGGTGAAAACTTATTAAAGATCCCTCATATTCGTCGTATTCGTTATGCTACGAAAGGGATTGCAATTTTTCCACAAAAGATCTTAACAGATGATGCGTGGATGGAAGCGCTTATTAAGGTTAATAACCTTGCCAAGGGTTTTGGAAAACAAATGATGATTCATACTCACTTTTCTTCTCCACTTGAAATTACGAAATGGTCTCAAATGGCCATGGAACGTCTTTTTAGCGAAGGCATCCTTGTTCGTAACCAGGCCGTACTTCAAGAGGGCGTAAATAATCATGTTGATACGATGGTTCTATTAACTCGTAAGCTTGGTTATATGAATATTCAGCCGTATTATGTTTATATGCACGATATGGTACCTGGTTGTGAGCACTTCAGAACAACTCTTGCTGAAGGTGAAGAGCTAGAAAAGGCCGTTCGTGGTACGACTGCTGGTTTCAATACTCCTACTTTTGTATGTGACCTTCCTGGAGGTGGTGGAAAACGCCATGTTGCTTCTTATGAGTACTATGATCAAGAAAATGGAATCTCTGTTTGGCGAGCACCTTATGTTAAGCCAGATAAGTTATTCACTTATTTTGATCCGATTCATAAATTAGCACCAGATGCTAGGGATCGATGGAAAGATGCGGCCACTCGTAAGGCCATGATTGACGAAGCAATCGCTAAAGTTAAGTAA
- a CDS encoding penicillin acylase family protein: MEKPNLDYTSDVLDNVTRQISCESVNSFLFAQGYYHGKDRLMQMEMLRLIAQGRLCECIKDSEETFAIDKYMRELGINHYAKEEVQNIDEETNSLLTHYVDGINKAIHEAYPFEFKILGHKPSAWTISDTILTIKAMSFLGLAQGQQDLEKLIIQLLQNAQKLDDKNDQQTQVERIKSLAKGALDTITDSEVNLVNKVRIYNPLIPESYKFLKNIPKIQASNNWVSNMQGHAIHACDPHLECNRLPAIWYEMKANIKNVGNFFGISMPGVPGFVMGRSDDTAFSFTYGFMDMVDHFIEEVRDNKYRFESNLFDFKIRRDLIKRKKKEDVEIYMRETHAGFLEVNSELESITDGHYLSMAWSCRKRGGAKTLKAIIDLLYAKNVDDLFACVSNVAISCNWLLSDSSGNIGYHQSGVLPKRAHSGLYPVEGYFKQNIWQGYHEGNQLYHYKNPDIKIIATANNRIQHEQFPTAINAPMASYRKDRIEELLIGNKDHNVEMFKKMQSDTFSRQADLYINVFHSVFEKNEIGQRLINWKRNYDVDNCEATLFEDFYRTLLKDFFSDHLLGEQVTTYCMDETSIIADFYGLFDRIFLTNDIDHIWFKDKKEKEHYIQKALEKSQLQAPKNMRWGDKNRYKMKHILFDGKLPAFLGFDIDNVEIPGNRSTITQGAVYEAHGRTTSFVPSWKMVTDHNQADVYTVLPGGLSDRRFSNNYKSDVSNWINGLYRHNVITNGK, translated from the coding sequence ATGGAAAAACCTAATTTAGATTATACCTCAGATGTTTTAGATAATGTCACTAGACAGATTTCATGCGAGAGCGTCAACTCTTTTCTCTTCGCTCAAGGTTACTATCACGGCAAAGATCGTTTAATGCAAATGGAGATGTTGCGTCTAATCGCACAAGGTCGTTTGTGTGAGTGCATTAAAGATAGTGAGGAAACTTTTGCAATTGATAAGTATATGCGTGAGTTGGGTATTAATCACTATGCTAAAGAAGAAGTACAAAATATTGATGAAGAAACAAATAGCTTATTAACACACTATGTAGATGGGATAAATAAGGCCATTCACGAAGCTTATCCCTTTGAATTCAAAATTCTTGGCCACAAACCAAGTGCGTGGACAATAAGTGATACAATCCTAACAATTAAAGCAATGAGCTTTCTAGGACTAGCCCAAGGGCAACAGGATCTAGAGAAATTAATTATTCAATTACTACAGAACGCGCAAAAATTAGACGACAAAAACGATCAACAAACACAGGTCGAAAGAATTAAGTCACTGGCCAAAGGTGCTCTTGATACAATTACAGATAGTGAAGTTAATCTTGTTAATAAAGTTAGAATCTACAATCCACTTATTCCTGAAAGTTATAAATTTTTAAAAAACATTCCAAAGATTCAAGCTTCAAATAACTGGGTTTCAAATATGCAGGGACATGCAATACATGCCTGTGACCCGCATTTAGAATGTAATCGACTTCCTGCAATTTGGTATGAAATGAAGGCCAACATAAAAAATGTTGGTAACTTTTTTGGTATTTCTATGCCTGGTGTACCAGGATTTGTTATGGGAAGAAGTGATGATACGGCCTTTTCTTTCACATACGGCTTCATGGATATGGTAGATCACTTCATTGAAGAGGTCCGTGACAATAAGTATCGTTTTGAATCAAACCTATTTGATTTCAAAATAAGAAGAGATCTCATTAAAAGAAAGAAGAAAGAAGATGTTGAAATATATATGCGTGAAACTCATGCTGGCTTTCTTGAAGTCAATAGTGAGCTAGAGAGCATAACTGATGGACACTACTTATCGATGGCGTGGTCATGTCGAAAAAGAGGTGGCGCAAAAACACTAAAGGCCATCATAGATCTTCTCTACGCAAAAAATGTCGATGATTTATTCGCATGTGTTTCTAATGTGGCCATTAGCTGTAATTGGCTATTATCAGATTCAAGCGGAAATATTGGTTACCATCAATCTGGAGTACTTCCAAAGAGGGCCCATTCTGGCCTATACCCTGTTGAAGGTTATTTTAAGCAAAATATCTGGCAAGGTTATCATGAAGGCAATCAGCTATATCATTACAAAAACCCTGATATTAAAATAATTGCAACTGCTAATAATCGAATTCAGCATGAGCAATTCCCAACGGCCATCAATGCGCCGATGGCATCTTATCGAAAAGATAGAATTGAAGAGCTATTGATTGGCAACAAAGATCATAACGTTGAAATGTTTAAAAAGATGCAATCTGACACATTCTCAAGACAAGCAGATCTTTATATTAACGTTTTTCATTCAGTCTTTGAAAAGAATGAGATAGGCCAACGCCTAATAAATTGGAAGCGCAACTATGATGTCGACAATTGTGAAGCAACTTTATTTGAAGATTTCTATCGCACCCTACTTAAAGACTTCTTTAGTGATCACCTTCTAGGAGAACAAGTCACAACTTATTGTATGGATGAAACGTCAATTATCGCTGACTTCTACGGTTTATTTGATCGTATTTTCCTAACAAATGATATTGACCATATTTGGTTTAAAGATAAAAAAGAAAAAGAACACTATATTCAAAAAGCACTAGAAAAAAGTCAACTCCAAGCACCAAAGAATATGCGCTGGGGAGATAAGAATCGTTATAAGATGAAGCATATTTTATTTGATGGAAAACTCCCTGCTTTCCTAGGCTTTGATATTGATAATGTTGAAATACCAGGCAACCGATCGACCATTACCCAAGGGGCAGTCTATGAGGCCCATGGTAGGACGACTTCTTTTGTACCTTCATGGAAAATGGTTACTGACCACAATCAAGCAGACGTCTACACAGTCTTACCAGGAGGCCTAAGTGATCGCAGGTTCTCAAATAACTACAAAAGTGATGTAAGTAACTGGATTAATGGGCTTTACCGCCACAATGTCATCACGAATGGTAAGTGA
- a CDS encoding cyclic nucleotide-gated ion channel translates to MINNKHITRKEILWNAIIFAAVIFTAIEAPFSFIFQTKIQQWQLFCDFAVSSLFVCDLIIRIRKKRSQNMSFTSKAHKNKWYALIGIDLIASIPYDILSYAFGFHAFTYFRLFRLVRIARLFEMVSNLAFVPKMIKFTAVLTLFMVAVHWISLCWIMITPIDQSLVQDRATHYITAMYWTVTTLTTIGYGDITPTTNEGRLFTMVIMILGVGVYGFVIGTVNKMVQDGERYKQQNREKMHDLVSFMKHYNVPERLQQNVYSYYNHLVTKRLTENDNKIINELPQALQGELTVYMNIKLIRNLPIFKTLSSSCLKEVAAALEQKYYGPGQTIINIGETGHEMYLIGHGSVEVILSDGNVVATLHEGQFFGESALLHDTKRNANVRAIGYCELYRLDKDQFDEITTRHNDLLVSITSLTTRRSTDRSERHSPSVKRVQQKLKDQEKNEPEAA, encoded by the coding sequence ATGATCAACAATAAACACATTACAAGAAAAGAAATTTTATGGAATGCGATCATTTTTGCAGCAGTTATCTTTACGGCCATCGAAGCGCCGTTTTCATTTATCTTTCAAACTAAAATTCAACAGTGGCAACTCTTTTGTGACTTTGCAGTATCCTCACTATTTGTTTGTGACTTGATTATTAGAATTCGTAAGAAGAGATCGCAGAATATGAGTTTTACGTCTAAGGCCCATAAGAATAAGTGGTATGCACTAATAGGGATCGATTTAATCGCCTCTATACCCTATGATATTTTAAGTTACGCATTTGGTTTTCATGCCTTTACTTATTTTAGGCTCTTTCGCCTAGTGCGAATTGCACGTCTCTTTGAGATGGTTTCAAATCTGGCCTTTGTTCCTAAGATGATTAAATTTACAGCTGTACTTACACTCTTTATGGTTGCTGTACACTGGATTAGTCTGTGCTGGATTATGATCACTCCTATTGACCAGTCTCTTGTACAAGATCGTGCAACTCACTATATCACTGCCATGTATTGGACAGTAACGACACTGACAACGATTGGGTATGGAGATATTACGCCAACAACTAATGAAGGACGTCTCTTTACCATGGTTATTATGATCTTAGGCGTTGGTGTCTACGGTTTTGTTATTGGTACAGTCAACAAGATGGTCCAAGATGGTGAGCGCTATAAGCAGCAAAACCGTGAAAAAATGCATGATCTAGTTAGTTTTATGAAGCATTACAACGTTCCTGAACGTCTTCAGCAAAATGTTTATAGTTACTACAATCACCTTGTCACAAAAAGATTAACTGAAAATGATAATAAGATTATTAATGAACTGCCTCAAGCACTTCAAGGAGAGCTTACAGTTTATATGAATATAAAACTTATTCGTAATCTACCTATCTTTAAAACACTAAGTTCAAGTTGCTTAAAAGAAGTGGCCGCGGCCCTTGAGCAAAAATACTATGGCCCAGGCCAAACAATAATCAATATTGGTGAAACTGGACACGAAATGTACCTTATTGGTCACGGAAGTGTTGAGGTTATCCTGAGTGATGGAAATGTTGTTGCAACTCTTCACGAAGGCCAGTTCTTTGGAGAGAGTGCTCTTTTACACGACACCAAGCGAAACGCTAATGTTCGCGCCATTGGTTATTGTGAGCTTTATAGGCTTGATAAAGATCAATTTGATGAAATCACAACTCGTCATAATGACCTACTCGTTAGTATCACAAGTTTAACAACTCGCCGTTCCACAGATCGTTCAGAGCGTCACAGCCCAAGCGTGAAACGTGTTCAGCAAAAGCTTAAGGATCAGGAAAAAAACGAACCAGAAGCAGCTTAA
- a CDS encoding TldD/PmbA family protein, which translates to MLDSTIAKEVIDYALLRGADFAEIFVDRQTFESISIKSSNVENIENGINFGIGIRLFYGTKVLYGYTNSTNKEELLDIVSSLSAKDLRDPLVTATNFNFEKPIQNHFVQTGLKNNISLDQKIPLLLEIDRLTRGTTDKITQVPIGTSQRFQEVEIFNSEGLHVTDERNYVRLRASCIASDGTIQDSAGYSPGAMLGWEFIQGQDPKYISEKLAKEVLTKLKAKPCPAGKMPVVIDNGFGGVIFHEACGHLLETTSVAKKASVFWDKMDQMIASSVVSAVDDGTNQNYWGSINIDDEGMKTQKTQLIKDGKLTSFMVDKMGSMKTGFERTGSGRRENYKYAPTSRMRNTYIEAGKDKFEDMIASIDHGIYCAQMGGGSVSPGTGEFNFSVIEGYEIKNGKIGDPVKGATLIGTGPDALKQISMVSDNLDFAAGVCGSISGGVNTTVGQPALKVDEILVGGGK; encoded by the coding sequence ATGTTAGATAGTACAATTGCAAAGGAAGTTATCGACTACGCACTTCTTCGCGGCGCTGACTTTGCAGAAATTTTTGTCGATCGCCAAACGTTTGAATCAATCAGCATTAAGAGTTCGAATGTTGAAAATATTGAAAACGGAATTAACTTCGGAATTGGTATCCGTTTATTTTATGGAACAAAAGTTCTCTACGGTTATACAAATTCAACAAATAAAGAAGAACTACTCGATATTGTTTCATCTTTAAGTGCAAAAGATCTTCGTGATCCTCTCGTTACTGCAACAAATTTTAATTTTGAGAAACCAATTCAAAATCACTTTGTTCAAACTGGACTTAAAAACAATATTTCTCTTGATCAAAAAATTCCACTTCTACTTGAAATTGATCGCCTGACTCGTGGGACAACAGATAAGATCACACAAGTTCCAATTGGAACAAGTCAACGCTTCCAAGAGGTTGAAATTTTCAACTCTGAAGGACTTCACGTCACAGATGAGAGAAACTATGTACGCCTTAGAGCGTCTTGTATTGCATCTGACGGAACGATTCAAGATAGTGCTGGTTATTCACCAGGTGCGATGCTTGGGTGGGAGTTCATTCAAGGTCAAGACCCTAAGTATATTTCGGAAAAACTGGCAAAAGAAGTTTTAACTAAGCTTAAGGCAAAGCCATGCCCGGCCGGAAAAATGCCAGTAGTAATTGATAATGGTTTTGGTGGCGTTATCTTCCACGAAGCTTGTGGTCACTTACTAGAAACTACTTCAGTTGCTAAAAAAGCTTCTGTTTTCTGGGATAAGATGGATCAAATGATTGCCTCTAGTGTAGTTAGTGCCGTTGATGATGGTACTAATCAAAACTACTGGGGTTCAATCAATATCGATGATGAAGGAATGAAGACACAAAAGACTCAACTTATTAAAGACGGTAAGCTTACAAGCTTTATGGTTGATAAGATGGGTTCAATGAAGACTGGTTTTGAGCGTACTGGTTCTGGACGTCGTGAAAACTATAAATATGCACCAACTTCACGTATGAGAAATACTTATATTGAAGCAGGTAAGGATAAGTTTGAAGATATGATCGCTTCAATTGATCACGGTATCTACTGTGCTCAAATGGGTGGTGGATCAGTAAGTCCTGGTACAGGTGAATTTAACTTCTCTGTTATCGAAGGTTACGAAATTAAGAATGGAAAAATTGGAGATCCTGTAAAAGGGGCCACTCTAATTGGAACAGGCCCAGATGCTTTAAAGCAAATATCAATGGTTTCAGATAACCTTGATTTTGCGGCCGGTGTTTGTGGTTCAATTTCAGGTGGAGTAAACACAACAGTTGGACAACCTGCCCTTAAAGTTGATGAAATTCTTGTGGGTGGAGGTAAATAA
- the htpX gene encoding protease HtpX — protein sequence MLRIGLFLLTNILVVATIGIVLNLLGIRGYMTEAGMNYNSLIIICAVWGLGGSFISLALSKFMAKMAYRMTEISPNDPNYGWVAQAVHQYARASGIKNPEVYIYNSNEVNAFATGPSRNNSMVAVSAGLLHTMSRDEAEGVIGHEVAHIANGDMVTMALVQGVVNAFVMILSRIGAMVISNALRSDDEEGPGLGPFAHMALVFVLDIIFGLLAMPITMWFSRFREYRADAGSAKLAGREKMVAALQKLQQSTKMVDNSDPNLTAFKISSGPSFAELFSSHPSLDKRIRALQTGL from the coding sequence ATGCTAAGAATTGGTTTATTTTTACTTACAAACATACTGGTCGTTGCCACAATCGGTATCGTTCTTAATTTACTTGGTATCCGCGGCTATATGACTGAAGCGGGGATGAATTATAATTCCCTGATCATCATCTGTGCTGTTTGGGGACTTGGTGGGTCTTTTATATCTTTGGCCCTTTCTAAATTCATGGCAAAAATGGCCTATCGCATGACTGAGATCTCTCCAAATGATCCTAATTATGGATGGGTTGCTCAAGCAGTTCATCAATATGCGCGCGCTAGTGGAATTAAGAACCCTGAAGTTTATATTTATAACTCAAATGAAGTAAATGCTTTTGCTACAGGGCCAAGCCGTAATAATTCAATGGTTGCGGTTTCTGCAGGTCTGCTTCATACAATGAGCCGTGATGAGGCAGAAGGTGTAATTGGCCACGAAGTCGCTCACATTGCAAATGGTGATATGGTGACAATGGCACTTGTTCAAGGTGTGGTAAACGCTTTTGTCATGATCTTATCGCGAATTGGGGCCATGGTTATCTCAAATGCACTTCGCTCTGATGACGAAGAGGGACCAGGACTTGGGCCTTTTGCCCATATGGCGCTTGTCTTTGTTCTCGATATTATTTTTGGCCTACTTGCAATGCCTATTACAATGTGGTTTTCACGCTTTCGTGAATATAGAGCAGATGCAGGAAGCGCGAAATTAGCTGGCCGTGAGAAAATGGTTGCAGCTCTTCAAAAACTTCAGCAGAGTACAAAAATGGTTGATAACTCAGATCCAAATCTTACAGCTTTTAAGATTTCGAGTGGGCCATCTTTTGCTGAGCTTTTTAGCTCTCACCCAAGCCTTGATAAGCGTATTCGCGCACTACAGACAGGCCTTTAA